A DNA window from Bacteroides cellulosilyticus contains the following coding sequences:
- a CDS encoding serine hydrolase produces MKLLPSFFFFVLLALQANAQSLQRVAPEQVGMDSRHLLYADEAIETAIANKDIPGAVLAVVRNGKMAYLKAYGNKRVYPNTEPVTVNTIFDMASCSKPMSTAICTHILAERGKLRLLDPVSLYIPEFKSWMSEDGKGKKIIRIADLLTHTSGLPPYAPTSELEKQYGSPSPDGMIEYIANCRRDFKPQTDFQYSCLNYITLQRIIETVSGQSLRDFARENLFDVLGMAHTDYLPCKRDKDGKWINTADAHWTTSTEGDWHSLIAPTEKQSDGSVLCGQVHDPLARVMNGGISGNAGVFSCAEDIAVLCAALQNGGEWNGHRILSPLGVKAMRTVPRATATLGRTLGWDNFTAYASNNGDYFGPNTYGHTGYTGTSIIIDPDNDTSVILLVNAVHPEDGHSMVRLRSLIANVVAASIYPTPRIYTDHYYKRFLQFMDEPAITSKDIVMVGNSLTEGGGNWNTRLNKKNIRNRGIIGDEVMGIYDRLHQILPGHPEKLFLLAGVNDISHDLTADSIVSMIRMTVERIQRESPDTKLYLQSLLPFNESFGRYKKLTGKTDMIPEINAQLEVLAKDHKITFINLFPLFTEKSTNVLRKELTSDGLHLNEEGYKIWVKALKKKM; encoded by the coding sequence ATGAAACTCCTCCCTTCCTTTTTCTTCTTTGTGTTGCTTGCCCTGCAAGCCAATGCACAATCCTTGCAACGTGTTGCCCCCGAACAAGTCGGCATGGATTCCCGTCATTTGTTGTACGCTGACGAAGCGATAGAAACCGCCATCGCCAATAAAGACATTCCCGGTGCCGTACTCGCTGTAGTACGCAACGGGAAGATGGCCTACCTCAAAGCATACGGCAACAAGCGTGTGTACCCTAACACCGAGCCTGTGACTGTAAACACCATTTTCGATATGGCTTCATGCAGTAAACCCATGTCCACTGCCATCTGTACCCATATCCTGGCAGAACGTGGTAAGCTCCGCCTCCTGGATCCCGTCAGCCTCTACATACCTGAATTTAAGTCCTGGATGAGCGAAGACGGAAAAGGTAAGAAAATCATCCGCATCGCCGACTTGTTAACACATACTTCCGGTCTTCCCCCTTATGCCCCAACCAGTGAATTGGAAAAACAATATGGCTCCCCCAGCCCCGACGGAATGATAGAGTACATAGCCAACTGCCGCCGCGACTTCAAGCCGCAGACCGACTTCCAATACAGTTGCCTTAACTACATCACCCTGCAACGCATCATCGAAACCGTCAGCGGACAATCCTTACGTGACTTCGCCCGCGAAAATCTATTTGATGTATTAGGTATGGCCCATACCGACTATCTCCCCTGCAAGCGCGACAAGGATGGGAAATGGATCAATACAGCAGATGCCCATTGGACAACCTCTACCGAAGGTGACTGGCATAGCCTCATCGCTCCTACCGAGAAGCAATCCGACGGCAGTGTCCTCTGCGGACAAGTACACGATCCACTCGCCCGTGTCATGAATGGCGGTATTTCCGGCAATGCCGGCGTATTCTCTTGTGCCGAAGACATAGCTGTCCTCTGCGCCGCCCTGCAAAACGGCGGAGAATGGAACGGACACCGCATCCTCAGCCCATTGGGAGTAAAAGCTATGCGTACCGTCCCCCGTGCCACTGCTACATTAGGACGCACTTTAGGATGGGATAATTTCACCGCCTACGCTTCCAATAACGGAGATTATTTTGGTCCGAATACCTACGGGCACACCGGATACACCGGTACTTCCATCATCATAGACCCGGACAACGATACTTCCGTCATCCTGCTCGTCAATGCCGTGCATCCCGAAGACGGTCACAGCATGGTTCGCCTGCGCTCTCTGATAGCCAATGTTGTTGCTGCTTCTATCTATCCCACCCCACGTATTTATACGGATCATTATTATAAGCGCTTCCTCCAATTCATGGATGAACCTGCCATTACCTCCAAAGACATCGTCATGGTGGGCAACAGCCTTACAGAAGGTGGCGGCAACTGGAACACCCGCCTCAACAAGAAAAACATCCGTAACCGTGGTATCATCGGTGACGAAGTTATGGGTATTTACGACCGCCTGCACCAGATACTTCCGGGACACCCAGAGAAACTATTCCTCCTTGCCGGTGTCAACGACATCTCACACGACCTCACTGCGGACAGCATCGTCAGCATGATACGCATGACCGTAGAGCGCATTCAGCGTGAATCTCCTGATACGAAACTCTACCTGCAAAGTCTCCTGCCTTTCAACGAGAGCTTCGGACGCTACAAAAAGCTAACCGGGAAAACCGACATGATTCCCGAAATCAATGCGCAACTGGAGGTTTTAGCTAAAGATCACAAGATTACATTCATCAACCTCTTCCCGTTATTTACAGAGAAAAGTACGAATGTACTGCGCAAAGAACTGACCAGCGACGGCTTACACCTGAATGAAGAAGGATATAAGATTTGGGTAAAAGCGTTGAAAAAGAAAATGTAG
- a CDS encoding ATPase codes for MILIADSGSTKTDWCVVEKGKLIQQISTKGTNPFFQSEEEISNEIATALLPQLTSHAFNAVYFYGAGCGFPDKIAMVHRAIIQHLQVSGDEVEVNTDMLAAARGLCGHEPGIACIMGTGSNSCYYDGKHIGANVSPLGFILGDEGSGACLGKLLVGDILKNQMTPELKEKFLKQFNLEPADIIDRVYRKPFPNRFLASLSPFLAQNLDEPCVRTLVLNSFKAFLKRNVMQYDYQHSKVHFIGSVAFHYKEVLAEAAQEMGVQIGTILQSPMEGLISYHS; via the coding sequence ATGATATTAATAGCAGACAGTGGCTCTACAAAAACCGATTGGTGTGTTGTAGAGAAAGGTAAACTCATCCAGCAGATTTCTACGAAAGGTACCAACCCTTTCTTTCAGTCGGAAGAGGAGATCAGTAATGAAATTGCGACAGCGCTGCTGCCCCAGTTAACGTCCCATGCCTTCAACGCTGTGTACTTTTATGGTGCCGGCTGTGGCTTCCCCGACAAAATTGCCATGGTACACCGTGCCATTATCCAGCATCTCCAGGTTTCGGGCGACGAAGTGGAAGTAAATACGGACATGCTTGCCGCCGCTCGCGGACTTTGCGGACACGAACCGGGCATAGCCTGCATCATGGGCACAGGTTCCAACTCGTGTTACTACGACGGCAAACACATTGGTGCCAACGTCTCTCCCCTGGGTTTCATTCTTGGCGACGAAGGTAGCGGTGCTTGCCTGGGTAAGTTGCTGGTAGGTGATATTCTGAAAAATCAGATGACTCCGGAACTGAAAGAGAAGTTCCTCAAGCAGTTCAATCTGGAACCGGCAGACATCATCGACCGTGTATACCGTAAACCTTTCCCGAACCGCTTCCTGGCAAGCCTGTCTCCATTCCTCGCTCAGAATCTGGACGAGCCTTGCGTGCGCACGCTGGTGCTAAACAGTTTCAAGGCTTTCCTGAAAAGGAACGTCATGCAATACGATTATCAGCATAGCAAGGTACATTTCATCGGCTCCGTAGCATTCCATTATAAGGAGGTACTTGCCGAGGCCGCACAGGAAATGGGCGTTCAAATAGGCACCATCCTCCAGAGCCCCATGGAAGGCCTGATTAGCTACCATAGCTAA
- a CDS encoding acyltransferase family protein → MNSQTKTNKRILALDILRGVTIAGMIMVNNPGTWGHIYAPLRHAEWNGLTPTDLVFPFFMFIMGISTYISLKKYNFEFSHAAALKILKRTIIIFLIGLAIGWFSRFCYYWAGSHEGLSFGEQLWASVWTFDRIRILGVMQRLALCYGATAIIALTMKHRHIPYLIATLLVGYFILLMCGNGFAYNETNILSIVDRAILTPAHMYKDNGIDPEGLLSTIPSIAHVLLGFCVGRMMLDSNKAESREALLNSHLIKLFLVGAILTFAGFLLSYGCPINKKIWSPTFVLTTCGLASSFLALLIWIIDVKGYKKWCTFFEAFGVNPLFMYVLGGVLSILFGSISFPWGDGSVSIHGFLYKIVLMPIFGETGGSLAYALLFVAINWCIGYQLYKRKIYIKI, encoded by the coding sequence ATGAACAGTCAGACTAAGACAAACAAGCGCATTCTTGCCCTCGACATCCTTCGCGGTGTCACCATTGCGGGCATGATTATGGTGAACAACCCCGGCACTTGGGGACATATATATGCCCCCCTGCGCCACGCTGAGTGGAATGGCCTCACCCCCACCGACCTCGTCTTCCCCTTCTTCATGTTCATCATGGGTATCTCTACCTATATCTCCCTGAAGAAGTACAACTTCGAGTTCAGTCATGCAGCCGCCCTGAAGATATTGAAGCGTACTATTATCATCTTCCTGATCGGACTTGCCATCGGCTGGTTCTCCAGATTCTGTTACTACTGGGCAGGCTCCCATGAAGGTCTCAGCTTCGGCGAACAACTCTGGGCATCCGTCTGGACTTTCGACCGCATCCGTATCCTGGGTGTCATGCAGCGTCTGGCCCTTTGCTACGGTGCTACCGCTATCATTGCGCTGACCATGAAACACCGTCATATCCCTTATCTCATTGCCACATTGCTGGTAGGCTACTTCATCCTGCTGATGTGTGGCAACGGATTTGCTTACAACGAAACCAATATCCTCTCCATAGTGGACCGTGCCATCCTCACCCCCGCACACATGTACAAGGACAACGGCATTGATCCCGAAGGTCTTTTAAGCACCATCCCCTCCATTGCCCACGTATTGCTGGGCTTCTGCGTGGGTCGCATGATGCTGGACAGCAATAAAGCCGAGAGCCGCGAAGCGTTACTAAACTCTCACCTGATCAAATTATTCCTGGTTGGTGCCATTCTTACTTTTGCAGGCTTCCTGCTGAGCTACGGTTGTCCTATCAACAAGAAAATCTGGTCTCCCACCTTCGTTCTCACCACTTGCGGACTGGCCTCCAGTTTCCTGGCACTGCTCATCTGGATCATCGACGTAAAAGGATACAAGAAATGGTGTACTTTCTTCGAGGCTTTCGGTGTCAACCCCCTGTTCATGTACGTTCTGGGTGGAGTACTAAGTATCCTGTTCGGCAGCATCAGCTTCCCTTGGGGTGATGGCAGCGTCAGCATACACGGATTCTTATATAAGATCGTTCTTATGCCGATATTCGGTGAGACAGGCGGTTCACTGGCCTACGCACTGCTCTTTGTAGCCATCAACTGGTGCATCGGCTATCAATTGTATAAACGGAAGATATATATCAAGATATAG
- a CDS encoding exo-beta-N-acetylmuramidase NamZ domain-containing protein, with product MKKYILLCVLCVLCGASQAQKIRIKTGIEVLKDQNFKCLEGKRVGLITNPTGVDNQMKSTIDILHEAPNVNLVALFGPEHGVRGDVHAGDHVTDIKDATTGLPVYSLYGKTRKATPEMLKDIDVLVYDIQDIGCRSFTYISTMGLAMEATAENGKEFIVLDRPNPVGGLKIEGNLVEDDCISFVSQFKIPYLYGLTCGELALMLNGERMMAAPCNLHVVKMKGWKRKMDYAQTGLQWVPSSPHIPHPHSAVFYPVSGILGELGYMSIGVGYTIPFQMFAAQWVEAEKLAERLNALNVPGVKFRPMYLKPFYSVGKGELLQGVQVHIMDVQKAPLSDIQFLVMQEIAALYPDRAVFEHADKGRFRMFDMVSGSEEIRKRFSQRNRWEDVRDYWYKDADDFRRLSKKYYLYK from the coding sequence ATGAAGAAATACATTCTCCTCTGTGTCCTCTGCGTCCTCTGTGGTGCATCGCAGGCACAAAAGATTCGGATAAAGACAGGCATCGAAGTCCTGAAAGACCAGAACTTCAAGTGTCTGGAAGGCAAACGCGTAGGTCTGATTACCAACCCCACCGGAGTGGACAATCAGATGAAATCCACCATCGACATTCTGCACGAAGCACCGAACGTGAATCTGGTCGCCCTCTTCGGCCCGGAGCACGGGGTTCGTGGTGACGTACATGCCGGCGACCACGTGACGGACATCAAAGACGCCACCACCGGACTGCCCGTATATTCCCTTTACGGCAAAACCCGCAAGGCTACGCCGGAGATGCTGAAAGACATTGACGTATTGGTCTACGATATCCAGGACATCGGTTGCCGCTCATTCACCTATATCAGTACAATGGGGCTGGCTATGGAAGCAACGGCCGAAAACGGTAAAGAATTTATCGTATTGGACCGCCCCAACCCGGTAGGCGGACTCAAGATAGAAGGCAACCTGGTAGAAGATGATTGCATTTCCTTTGTCAGTCAGTTCAAGATTCCGTACCTTTACGGGCTGACTTGCGGCGAGCTGGCATTGATGCTGAACGGAGAACGGATGATGGCGGCACCGTGCAACCTGCACGTTGTGAAGATGAAAGGCTGGAAACGCAAGATGGACTATGCACAGACGGGGTTACAATGGGTACCCTCTTCTCCGCATATCCCTCATCCGCACTCGGCCGTGTTCTATCCGGTAAGCGGCATTCTGGGTGAACTGGGATACATGTCCATCGGAGTAGGCTATACGATACCGTTCCAGATGTTTGCCGCGCAGTGGGTAGAAGCAGAAAAACTGGCGGAACGCCTGAACGCATTGAACGTGCCGGGTGTTAAGTTCAGGCCGATGTATCTGAAACCCTTCTACTCCGTGGGCAAGGGCGAATTGCTGCAAGGCGTACAGGTACACATCATGGATGTGCAGAAAGCCCCGCTGAGCGACATCCAATTCCTGGTGATGCAGGAAATCGCAGCGCTCTATCCCGACCGTGCCGTATTTGAGCATGCCGACAAGGGACGTTTCCGCATGTTCGACATGGTAAGCGGCTCGGAAGAGATACGCAAGCGGTTCTCACAGCGCAACCGGTGGGAAGATGTGCGCGACTATTGGTATAAGGATGCTGACGACTTCCGCCGGTTGTCGAAGAAGTACTACCTGTACAAGTAG
- a CDS encoding FKBP-type peptidyl-prolyl cis-trans isomerase, which produces MNKRLLIFLPFLLLLTGVFTSCEEVEEVGRYDNWRERNEAYIDSLNLIIGGRADRIIEGAKYEGDNGDSVKLSKIPVGELFAIKDNYNSTTENSLYIYCKKISSDNPLGERPLYTQSVTTYYYGTIILGDRFDGNFVGYSAIDRGVLLSEGEGAKVPTDFDSPSSFRVTGVVSGWTTVLQYMHTKERWILYIPYQCGYGEAGYGSILGYSTLTFDMLLEAVK; this is translated from the coding sequence ATGAATAAAAGACTCTTAATATTTCTACCTTTCCTGTTACTCTTGACAGGTGTATTTACTTCTTGTGAAGAAGTAGAGGAAGTAGGTAGGTATGATAACTGGCGAGAACGGAATGAAGCTTATATTGATTCATTGAATCTGATCATAGGTGGTCGGGCTGATAGAATTATAGAAGGGGCGAAATATGAAGGTGATAACGGTGACTCTGTTAAGCTTAGTAAGATTCCTGTAGGTGAATTATTTGCTATTAAGGATAACTACAATAGTACGACAGAGAATTCCTTGTATATTTACTGTAAGAAAATCTCGTCAGATAACCCCCTTGGGGAGCGTCCGCTTTATACGCAGTCAGTTACGACATACTATTATGGTACAATAATATTAGGGGATAGATTCGATGGTAATTTTGTTGGTTACAGTGCAATAGACCGAGGGGTACTGCTTTCTGAAGGCGAGGGCGCCAAGGTGCCCACGGACTTCGATTCTCCATCTTCTTTTAGGGTGACAGGTGTCGTTTCAGGATGGACTACGGTATTACAGTATATGCATACGAAAGAACGCTGGATATTGTATATTCCTTATCAATGTGGATATGGAGAAGCCGGATATGGTTCAATTCTTGGTTATTCAACCTTGACATTTGATATGCTGTTAGAAGCAGTAAAGTAG
- a CDS encoding FAD-binding and (Fe-S)-binding domain-containing protein, with protein sequence MVKSSYTSFLREIRGLIPQDRIYTDELRRLAWGTDAGFYRLIPQIVIRSNSEEEISDLLRLADRYSLPVTFRAAGTSLSGQAISDSILIVAGKHWEKYSISPDHEQITLQPGIIGQRVNEILAPYGRKFAPDPASVKSAMVGGIVMNNASGMNCGTHANSDKVLLSARIVLADGTVLDTGDDISRASFEATHPDFLNRICELRDRIRANEELATRIRYKYSIKNVTGLNLLPFVRFDDPFDIIAHLMVGSEGTLAFLSQITMRTEYDYPHKASAMLYFTSIKDACRAVVAMKELKNEEFFIPHSSFIVKGAELLDYKSLSSVDDPIYIRYKQEVSDPSGLTAVLTETKARTREELEQNISAIEECLKPFSTYIPVHFTDRPEEYSKYWAIRSGIFPSVGGTRQPGTTCLIEDVAFHIEDLPEATAALQQLIARHGYDDACIYGHALEGNYHFILNQSFSTDTEVKRYEDLMNDVKTLVVDKYDGSLKAEHGTGRNMAPFVKYEWGEAAFEAMKAVKQLFDPKGLLNPGVIFNDDPQCHIKNFKPLPLLRATSYELQATSTMQNDSAALVARRSSLVALSTDKCIECGFCEVNCLSCGFTLSSRQRIVLQREISRLKQSGTDQERLSLLEKQYRYPGNQTCAGDGLCSMSCPMNINTGDLTHIIRQEALPKGSLGYKAGDFVANHFAGVKSSLRPVLSLANFGHSVLGTKAMSSITKGMHNVLGVPLWTPAMPKSYKVETATSDKLPATSTMQNDSAALVAGSSSLVADKVVYFPSCINQTMGLPKHSPVEQPLVNKMISLLQKGGYEVIFPKEMDKLCCGTIWESKGMLDIADRKAAELEAALWEASEQGKYPILCDQSPCLHRMRETIQKMKLYEPAEFIYTFLRDKLVFTQTDRPVAVHITCSMRKMGLADTIVSLAKLCSTHVFVPEEVGCCGFAGDRGFTYPELNSYALRKLRPQIEASGITIGYSNSRTCEIGLTTNSGIPYVSIAYLVDQCTKSVKAEATDNL encoded by the coding sequence ATGGTAAAAAGTAGCTACACTTCGTTTTTGCGGGAAATAAGGGGACTTATTCCGCAAGATAGGATATACACCGACGAACTGCGCCGGTTAGCATGGGGAACAGATGCGGGTTTCTACCGTCTGATCCCACAAATCGTGATTCGTTCCAACAGCGAAGAGGAAATCTCCGACCTGTTGAGACTTGCCGACCGTTACAGTCTGCCAGTAACGTTTCGTGCCGCAGGAACCAGTTTGTCGGGACAAGCCATTAGTGACTCTATCCTGATCGTAGCCGGAAAGCACTGGGAGAAGTACAGCATTTCTCCCGATCATGAACAGATCACCCTGCAACCGGGCATCATCGGCCAGCGGGTCAACGAGATTCTCGCGCCCTACGGACGTAAGTTTGCTCCGGACCCGGCAAGCGTGAAATCGGCCATGGTAGGCGGCATCGTCATGAACAACGCCTCGGGCATGAATTGCGGCACACATGCCAATAGTGACAAGGTACTTCTCTCCGCCCGCATCGTATTGGCGGACGGCACCGTGCTGGATACAGGGGACGACATTTCGCGTGCTTCCTTCGAAGCCACCCACCCCGATTTCCTTAACCGCATCTGCGAACTGCGCGACCGGATACGTGCCAACGAAGAACTCGCCACACGCATCCGCTACAAATATTCCATCAAGAACGTAACCGGACTGAATCTCCTGCCATTCGTCCGCTTCGACGACCCGTTCGATATTATTGCCCACCTGATGGTAGGCTCGGAAGGCACGCTTGCGTTCCTTTCCCAGATTACCATGCGCACCGAGTACGACTATCCGCACAAGGCAAGCGCCATGCTCTACTTTACCAGTATCAAGGATGCTTGCCGGGCGGTGGTGGCGATGAAGGAGCTTAAAAATGAAGAATTCTTCATTCCTCATTCTTCATTCATTGTGAAGGGTGCCGAGTTGCTGGACTACAAGAGTCTTTCTTCCGTAGACGACCCCATATATATAAGGTATAAGCAAGAAGTCTCCGATCCCTCCGGCCTCACCGCCGTGCTGACCGAGACCAAAGCCCGCACCCGCGAGGAACTGGAACAGAATATCTCAGCGATCGAAGAGTGTCTGAAACCTTTCAGCACCTACATCCCCGTGCACTTCACCGACCGACCGGAAGAATATTCCAAGTATTGGGCTATCCGCTCAGGCATATTCCCATCCGTAGGCGGTACACGCCAGCCCGGCACTACCTGCCTCATTGAGGACGTAGCCTTCCACATCGAAGACCTGCCCGAAGCCACTGCCGCCCTGCAACAGCTCATCGCCCGCCACGGCTACGATGATGCCTGCATCTACGGTCATGCTCTGGAAGGCAACTACCACTTTATCCTGAACCAATCTTTCAGTACCGACACCGAAGTAAAGCGCTACGAGGACCTGATGAATGACGTAAAGACCTTGGTAGTCGATAAATACGACGGCTCGCTGAAAGCAGAACATGGCACCGGACGCAACATGGCCCCCTTCGTGAAATATGAATGGGGAGAGGCAGCTTTTGAAGCCATGAAGGCAGTCAAGCAGTTGTTCGACCCGAAAGGGCTGCTCAATCCGGGAGTTATCTTCAATGATGACCCGCAATGCCACATCAAAAACTTCAAACCGTTGCCGTTGTTACGAGCTACAAGCTACGAGCTACAAGCTACGAGTACCATGCAGAATGATAGCGCAGCACTGGTAGCTCGTCGCTCGTCGCTCGTAGCTCTTTCAACTGACAAGTGCATCGAGTGTGGCTTCTGCGAAGTGAACTGCCTGTCGTGCGGCTTTACCCTTTCTTCGCGCCAGCGCATTGTATTGCAACGGGAAATATCACGTCTGAAACAAAGCGGTACAGACCAGGAACGTCTGTCTCTACTCGAAAAACAATACCGCTACCCGGGCAATCAAACTTGCGCAGGAGACGGACTATGCTCCATGTCCTGCCCGATGAATATCAATACAGGCGACCTGACCCATATCATCCGCCAGGAAGCACTGCCGAAAGGTAGCCTCGGATATAAAGCAGGAGATTTCGTAGCCAATCACTTCGCTGGTGTTAAGAGTAGTCTGCGCCCCGTTTTGTCATTAGCCAATTTCGGACACTCCGTATTGGGAACCAAAGCCATGAGCAGCATTACGAAAGGAATGCACAATGTATTGGGCGTGCCTTTGTGGACGCCTGCCATGCCAAAGAGCTATAAAGTTGAAACAGCTACCAGTGACAAGCTACCAGCTACAAGTACTATGCAGAATGACAGCGCAGCACTTGTAGCTGGTAGCTCGTCACTCGTAGCCGACAAAGTCGTTTATTTCCCCAGCTGCATCAACCAAACCATGGGCCTCCCGAAGCACTCCCCCGTGGAACAACCTTTGGTAAACAAGATGATCTCCCTCTTGCAAAAAGGCGGTTACGAAGTCATCTTCCCAAAGGAGATGGATAAGCTCTGCTGCGGCACCATCTGGGAAAGTAAAGGTATGCTCGACATTGCCGATCGCAAAGCCGCAGAACTCGAAGCCGCCCTTTGGGAAGCCAGCGAGCAAGGCAAATATCCTATCCTCTGCGATCAGAGCCCCTGCCTGCACCGCATGCGCGAAACCATTCAAAAGATGAAGCTCTACGAACCTGCAGAATTCATCTACACCTTCCTGCGGGACAAACTGGTCTTCACGCAGACCGACCGCCCCGTAGCAGTACACATCACCTGCTCCATGCGCAAAATGGGGCTGGCAGATACGATTGTCTCCCTGGCAAAACTTTGTTCCACGCATGTCTTCGTACCCGAAGAAGTAGGCTGCTGTGGTTTTGCCGGCGACCGCGGATTCACCTATCCCGAACTGAATTCCTATGCCTTGCGCAAACTCCGTCCGCAGATAGAAGCATCCGGCATCACCATCGGCTACTCCAACAGTCGTACCTGCGAAATAGGACTGACTACCAACTCTGGTATCCCCTATGTCTCTATCGCCTATCTCGTAGACCAATGCACGAAGAGCGTGAAAGCTGAAGCAACTGATAACTTATAA
- the murQ gene encoding N-acetylmuramic acid 6-phosphate etherase, with amino-acid sequence MAFVKISEQPSLYNDLEKKSVREILEDINTEDQKVALAVQKAIPQIEKLVTQIVPRMKQGGRIFYMGAGTSGRLGVLDASEIPPTFGMPPTLVIGLIAGGDTALRNPVENAEDDMRRGWEELVERNITDKDTVIGIAASGTTPYVIGAMQKAREHGILTGCITSNPDSPMAAEADVPIEMIVGPEYVTGSSRMKSGTGQKMILNMITTSVMIQLGRVKGNKMVNMQLSNQKLVDRGTRMIVEELGLDYGKAKALLLMHGSVKKAVDAYRGVTL; translated from the coding sequence ATGGCATTCGTAAAGATATCAGAGCAACCTTCGCTCTACAACGACTTGGAAAAGAAATCTGTCCGCGAAATATTGGAGGACATCAACACAGAAGACCAGAAAGTGGCATTGGCTGTTCAAAAAGCCATCCCACAGATCGAGAAACTGGTGACACAAATCGTTCCACGCATGAAGCAAGGCGGACGCATCTTTTATATGGGAGCAGGCACCAGCGGTCGCCTGGGTGTGCTGGATGCATCAGAAATTCCTCCAACATTCGGTATGCCTCCTACGCTCGTCATCGGACTGATAGCAGGCGGTGATACAGCCTTGCGTAATCCGGTGGAAAATGCGGAGGACGATATGCGTCGCGGTTGGGAAGAGTTAGTTGAACGTAACATTACGGATAAAGATACCGTCATCGGCATTGCCGCTTCCGGCACGACTCCCTACGTTATCGGTGCCATGCAGAAAGCACGTGAGCACGGCATTCTTACAGGCTGCATCACCAGCAACCCCGACTCTCCGATGGCAGCCGAAGCAGATGTTCCCATCGAAATGATTGTAGGACCGGAGTATGTAACAGGAAGCTCACGCATGAAATCGGGTACAGGACAGAAAATGATACTGAACATGATTACCACTTCCGTCATGATACAACTGGGCCGCGTGAAAGGTAATAAGATGGTGAACATGCAGCTGAGTAACCAGAAATTGGTAGACCGTGGCACCCGCATGATCGTAGAAGAACTGGGATTGGACTATGGAAAGGCAAAGGCACTGTTGCTAATGCATGGTTCAGTGAAAAAGGCAGTGGATGCTTATAGGGGGGTAACATTATGA